Proteins encoded in a region of the Ziziphus jujuba cultivar Dongzao chromosome 3, ASM3175591v1 genome:
- the LOC107423376 gene encoding LRR receptor-like serine/threonine-protein kinase EFR, which yields MEVVVEVEEAMNALGTNMEEVILEITLRWSVKIYLHSKKGKIMEGFGIGVCTACPLLVEETIIVLGGGSKLPSMNDSMLPPMMAGSIPRCLGNLSRLEILELRKNNLLGGIPSELGKLSKLRILNLVSNNLSGGLPPTIFNLNSSSAETISLEVVYLSENPLSGHIPKGLCLFKNLKKLALAANGFVGSIPRCVGNLSHLEILYLDRNKMSGEIPSELGQLANLRMLSLSHNNLSGRAPPTIFNLSSSEVISLAFNKLFGNVLELANFRLPKLQELYLSRNGFSGRISNSISNASMLKILELSNNSFNGPMPMTLGGLRNLKILSLSNNELTTDPSQRELHFLTSLTQCPQLESLNIGYNPLNGSLPTSIGNFSASLEIFEAGASQIQNSLPYQIGNLSGLLDLDLELNDLIGAFPSSMGNLHELQQLYLDNNKLEGNLPNEVCRLTSVGEFYMDENKLSGPIPSCFGNLTNIMEISLASNAFTSLRHSMWSLSNVWLMNLSFNSLTGYLPLEIGKLVNLQILDLSMNQFSATIPEIISNLKMLEQLDLSDNAFQGNIPTSIGNLGSLKSLDLSSNNLSGTVPKSLEKLYYLKYLNLSFNMLTGPIPTNGAFANFTIQSFMGNHDLCGNSKLKLPPCPDTSPSKSRKVMFLLKFVLPPIAALTLMALLLILYIKYWRKSKKLPVSSTDLSVKLGHKCISYYDLLNATNNLSEANMLGTGSFGSVYKGTMSDGDIVAVKVFDLEVEGAVTSFDKECQVLKNVRHRNLVKIISCSSNLDFRALVLQYMSNGSLEKWLYNHGQNCLNILQRMDIMIDVALGLEYLHHGYSEPIVHCDLKPSNVLLDEDMVAHVGDFGIAKILAEYKSMTQTSTLGTMGYIAPEFGLQGRVSPKVDVYSYGIMLMETFTRKSPGDEMFVEGLSLRKWIISFYPDRVLETMDTGLWARQETATIAAMDSLTQCFSSIIELSLQCSNDLPEERLNMTDTVVKLKKIKEDMV from the exons ATGGAGGTCGtggttgaggtcgaggaggccatgaACGCTTTAGGGACAAATATGGAGGAGGTGattttggagataaccttgaGGTGGAGTGTGAAGATATATTTGCActcaaagaaaggaaaaatcatGGAAG GATTTGGTATCGGAGTCTGCACAGCTTGTCCATTGCTGGTGGAAGAAACCATCATAGTGCTTGGTGGAGGAAGCAAGCTGCCATCAATGAACGATTCGATGTTACCTCCAATGATGGCAG GAAGCATACCGAGATGCCTGGGCAATCTTTCTCGCCTGGAAATTCTTGAGTTACGAAAAAATAATCTGTTAGGCGGGATTCCATCAGAGTTGGGCAAGCTTTCTAAATTAAGAATACTAAACCTTGTGTCTAATAATCTTTCTGGTGGATTACCTCCAACCATTTTCAACCTCAATTCTTCTTCTGCTGAAACAATTTCTTTAGAAGTCGTTTATCTTTCGGAGAATCCTCTAAGTGGCCATATTCCTAAAGGCCTGTGCCTTTTTAAAAATCTCAAAAAGCTGGCTCTAGCTGCGAATGGTTTTGTAGGAAGCATACCGAGATGCGTGGGTAATCTTTCTCACCTAGAAATTCTTTATTTAGATAGAAACAAAATGTCAGGTGAGATTCCATCAGAGTTGGGCCAGCTCGCTAATTTAAGAATGTTAAGCCTTAGCCATAACAATCTTTCTGGTAGGGCTCCTCCAACCATTTTCAACCTTTCTTCTTCTGAAGTAATTTCATTAGCTTTCAATAAACTATTTGGAAATGTTCTAGAGCTCGCTAATTTTCGGCTTCCTAAGCTTCAAGAGCTGTATCTGAGTAGAAATGGATTCAGCGGTAGAATTTCAAATTCTATCTCCAATGCTTCGATGCTCAAAATCTTAGAATTATCTAACAATTCCTTCAATGGACCGATGCCGATGACGTTAGGTGGTCTTCGAAATCTAAAAATTCTAAGTTTGTCAAACAATGAATTGACCACCGATCCATCACAAAGAGAGCTTCACTTCCTCACTTCCTTGACACAGTGCCCCCAACTAGAATCTCTGAACATTGGTTATAATCCTTTGAATGGATCACTACCAACATCTATTGGTAATTTCTCCGCTTCTCTGGAAATTTTTGAGGCAGGAGCAAGTCAAATTCAAAATAGTCTTCCATATCAAATTGGTAACCTGAGTGGTTTATTAGATCTTGATTTAGAACTCAATGATCTCATTGGAGCATTTCCTTCTTCTATGGGAAATTTACATGAGTTGCAGCAGTTGTATCTCGATAACAACAAACTAGAGGGAAATCTTCCAAATGAGGTGTGTCGATTAACATCTGTAGGTGAATTCTACATGGATGAGAATAAGCTATCTGGTCCCATACCTTCCTGTTTTGGGAATCTTACCAATATAATGGAAATCTCTTTAGCTTCTAATGCATTTACCTCTTTACGACACAGCATGTGGAGCCTCAGTAATGTATGGCTTATGAATTTATCGTTTAATTCCCTCACTGGGTATCTTCCCCTTGAGATAGGAAAGTTGGTGAACCTGCAAATTTTGGATCTATCTATGAATCAATTTTCAGCAACTATACCAGAAATAATATCCAATCTGAAGATGTTAGAGCAATTGGACTTGTCAGACAATGCATTCCAGGGCAACATTCCTACCAGCATTGGCAACTTGGGTAGCCTAAAATCATTAGATCTCTCATCCAACAACTTATCTGGCACTGTGCCCAAGTCTCTGGAGAAGCTTTACTATCTCAAATACTTGAATCTGTCTTTCAATATGTTAACTGGCCCGATTCCTACCAATGGAGCTTTTGCAAACTTCACCATCCAATCTTTCATGGGAAACCATGATTTATGTGGCAATTCAAAACTAAAGCTCCCACCATGCCCTGACACTAGTCCTTCAAAATCAAGAAAGGTAATGTTCTTGCTCAAATTTGTTCTTCCTCCAATTGCTGCACTGACACTTATGGCTTTGCTGCTAATTCTGTATATCAAATACTGGAGAAAGAGCAAGAAATTGCCAGTCTCTTCGACAGATTTATCGGTAAAGTTGGGTCACAAGTGCATCTCATACTATGATCTCCTCAATGCAACTAATAATCTCAGTGAAGCAAACATGCTTGGAACTGGAAGCTTTGGTTCTGTATACAAAGGAACCATGTCAGATGGTGACATTGTTGCTGTCAAAGTCTTTGATTTGGAAGTTGAAGGAGCAGTAACATCTTTTGACAAAGAATGTCAAGTGCTCAAGAATGTGAGGCACAGAAACCTTGTGAAAATCATAAGTTGTTCTTCCAACCTTGACTTCAGAGCTTTGGTTCTCCAATACATGTCAAATGGTAGTCTTGAAAAATGGTTGTATAACCATGGCCAAAATTGTTTGAATATTCTTCAGAGGATGGATATAATGATTGATGTGGCATTGGGATTAGAGTATCTTCACCATGGATATTCAGAACCCATTGTTCATTGCGATTTGAAGCCAAGCAATGTTCTTTTGGATGAAGACATGGTTGCACATGTTGGTGACTTTGGCATTGCAAAAATTCTAGCAGAATACAAATCCATGACCCAAACATCAACACTCGGCACAATGGGTTACATTGCACCTG AGTTTGGATTACAAGGAAGAGTATCTCCAAAAGTCGATGTTTATAGCTACGGTATTATGTTGATGGAAACATTTACAAGAAAGAGTCCGGGAGATGAAATGTTTGTTGAAGGATTGAGTTTGCGGAAATGGATCATTTCTTTTTATCCTGATCGAGTTTTGGAGACTATGGATACTGGTCTTTGGGCAAGACAGGAAACTGCTACCATAGCAGCTATGGATTCTTTAACCCAGTGTTTCTCATCTATCATAGAATTATCATTGCAATGCTCAAATGATTTACCGGAAGAGAGGCTTAATATGACTGATACTGTGGTTAAActgaaaaagataaaagaggATATGGTGTGA